In the genome of Armatimonadota bacterium, one region contains:
- a CDS encoding DUF4139 domain-containing protein, with protein sequence MLISTMALGAVLGPLAAQNAELTVYNQGFALVKEQRTLQLRQGVQKIAVEDVAQMIESNSVGIKSLTDPGSFSVLEQNYQYDLISVQAILNKAVGKEIVFNRVLPDGKKERIVGTLMVAPTNVISTGDGGQNYTWNGMVVKTSDGRILLNPSGEIEVGSIPDGLISKPTLMWEVDSSRTGANNVELSYLTQGMTWKSDYVLALDGGGTKGDLKGWVTMTNNSGATFTGAKLKLLAGDVFRNVNRNMPGGFGGGARGAMEKAADAFQEETFSEYHLYTMQRPATIRNNEMKQLSLLEATDVPVSKKLIVDALRGYGRFYPSEGLVGTGPIKPLFLVVFKNDEASHLGMPLPAGNVKVFQRDKSGSLQLVGEAGIEHTPRNETLSLAVGRSFDVVAERKRLDFRWLGTSSRGCVEKFEVEVRNRKETPETVHVYERHWGDWKVTEKNMEFTKLDSETIDFVVNLKPNEVKKVLYTVETYW encoded by the coding sequence ATGTTGATTTCAACCATGGCCCTCGGGGCGGTGCTGGGGCCGCTCGCTGCGCAGAACGCCGAACTCACCGTTTACAACCAAGGCTTCGCGCTCGTCAAAGAGCAGCGGACGCTCCAGCTTCGACAAGGGGTGCAGAAGATCGCGGTGGAGGACGTCGCGCAGATGATCGAGTCGAACAGCGTCGGCATCAAGAGCCTGACCGATCCGGGCTCGTTCAGCGTCCTCGAACAGAACTATCAGTACGACCTCATTAGCGTCCAGGCGATCCTGAACAAGGCCGTCGGCAAGGAGATCGTCTTCAACCGCGTGCTGCCGGACGGCAAGAAGGAGCGGATCGTCGGGACGCTCATGGTCGCCCCGACCAACGTCATCAGCACGGGCGACGGCGGCCAGAACTATACGTGGAACGGCATGGTCGTCAAGACCTCCGACGGACGGATCCTCTTGAACCCGAGCGGCGAGATCGAGGTCGGCTCGATCCCCGACGGCCTCATATCCAAACCCACTCTGATGTGGGAGGTGGACAGTTCGAGGACGGGCGCGAACAACGTCGAGCTCAGCTACTTGACGCAGGGGATGACGTGGAAGAGCGACTACGTCCTGGCGCTGGACGGCGGCGGTACGAAAGGCGACCTGAAGGGCTGGGTGACGATGACCAACAACAGCGGCGCGACCTTCACCGGCGCGAAGCTGAAGCTGCTGGCGGGCGACGTCTTCCGCAACGTGAACCGGAACATGCCGGGCGGCTTCGGCGGCGGGGCGCGCGGCGCAATGGAAAAGGCGGCCGATGCGTTCCAAGAGGAGACGTTCAGCGAGTACCACCTCTACACGATGCAGCGGCCCGCGACGATCCGGAACAACGAGATGAAGCAACTGTCGCTGCTCGAGGCCACGGACGTGCCCGTCTCGAAGAAGCTGATCGTGGACGCGTTGCGCGGCTACGGGCGGTTCTATCCGAGCGAGGGGCTCGTCGGCACGGGGCCGATCAAGCCGCTCTTCCTCGTCGTGTTCAAGAACGATGAGGCGAGCCACCTCGGAATGCCGCTGCCGGCGGGGAACGTGAAGGTGTTCCAGCGCGACAAGAGCGGTTCGCTCCAGCTCGTCGGCGAGGCCGGGATCGAGCACACGCCGCGGAACGAGACGCTGTCGCTGGCCGTGGGCCGGTCGTTCGACGTCGTGGCGGAACGTAAGCGCTTGGACTTCCGGTGGCTGGGGACGTCGTCGCGCGGTTGCGTCGAGAAGTTCGAAGTCGAAGTCCGCAACCGGAAGGAAACGCCCGAGACGGTCCATGTCTACGAGCGGCACTGGGGCGACTGGAAGGTCACCGAGAAGAACATGGAGTTCACGAAGCTCGATTCCGAGACCATCGACTTCGTCGTCAACCTGAAACCGAACGAAGTCAAGAAGGTCCTCTACACCGTCGAGACGTACTGGTAA
- a CDS encoding PEP-CTERM sorting domain-containing protein yields the protein MSVDNLQDVTVTPSNGGLSYNVAVGQSPKFLYNSTWYNITDVIGFWNLSDDNDLVASGVDQGDFKWNASNASTGGIAGWKSNPNQGLTAGQNTTLTYTSLDTASVERVGFHVRLDTDFPGTSGNTGFITVETVPEPASILAVGAGLMAIVRRRKAAR from the coding sequence TTGTCGGTCGACAACCTCCAGGACGTTACGGTCACGCCGAGCAACGGCGGACTGTCCTATAACGTCGCTGTCGGGCAGAGCCCGAAGTTCCTTTATAACAGCACTTGGTACAACATCACCGACGTCATCGGCTTCTGGAACCTGTCCGACGACAACGACCTTGTGGCGAGCGGTGTCGACCAGGGCGACTTCAAGTGGAACGCCAGTAACGCGAGCACGGGCGGGATCGCCGGTTGGAAGTCCAATCCGAACCAGGGGCTGACCGCAGGTCAGAACACCACGCTGACTTACACGTCGCTCGACACGGCGTCGGTCGAAAGGGTCGGGTTCCATGTGCGGCTCGACACGGACTTCCCGGGCACGAGCGGCAATACGGGCTTCATCACGGTCGAGACCGTTCCGGAGCCGGCGAGCATCCTCGCCGTCGGTGCCGGCTTGATGGCGATCGTCCGCAGGCGCAAGGCTGCCCGCTGA
- a CDS encoding GDSL family lipase, producing MPFLPLLAGLMTLVDPVQVAVTPAERLSEDWWKARHEQCVETTKKGGVDLVFLGDSITQGWEGEGKAVWDREFAPYNAANFGFSGDRTEHVLWRLGHGEIIGLKPKAIVIMIGTNNIGHGSSGPKETADGVRAIVEKLLKDVPSAKILLLGIFPRGQSTEDKMRKDVAEATRLFKPLADDKRVTFLDLGPSFLKPDGTLPQEVFPDFLHLNATGYKLWAEGIKDTLRKLLESKAKEQSGR from the coding sequence GTGCCGTTTCTACCGCTCCTCGCCGGACTCATGACCCTCGTCGACCCCGTCCAAGTCGCCGTCACTCCCGCCGAACGCTTGTCCGAAGACTGGTGGAAAGCCCGGCACGAGCAGTGTGTCGAGACCACGAAGAAGGGGGGCGTCGACCTCGTCTTCCTCGGTGATTCGATCACCCAGGGTTGGGAGGGCGAAGGCAAGGCCGTCTGGGACAGGGAGTTCGCCCCCTATAACGCCGCGAACTTCGGATTCAGCGGCGACCGGACCGAACACGTCCTCTGGAGGCTCGGTCACGGCGAGATCATCGGGCTCAAACCCAAGGCGATCGTGATCATGATCGGGACGAACAACATCGGCCACGGATCGTCCGGGCCGAAAGAGACGGCGGACGGTGTACGCGCGATCGTCGAGAAGCTCCTGAAAGACGTGCCCTCCGCCAAGATCCTGCTCCTCGGGATCTTTCCTCGGGGCCAAAGCACGGAGGACAAGATGAGGAAGGACGTGGCCGAGGCGACCCGGCTGTTCAAGCCGCTGGCCGACGACAAACGCGTCACGTTCCTCGACTTAGGGCCGTCGTTCTTGAAACCGGACGGCACGTTGCCCCAGGAGGTCTTCCCCGACTTCCTCCACCTCAACGCGACCGGCTACAAGCTGTGGGCCGAAGGGATCAAGGATACGCTACGAAAGTTACTAGAATCGAAGGCGAAGGAACAATCTGGCCGATAA